A genome region from Lucilia cuprina isolate Lc7/37 chromosome 3, ASM2204524v1, whole genome shotgun sequence includes the following:
- the LOC111680310 gene encoding 5-hydroxyisourate hydrolase encodes MSSGWERIRLRVETGETLEPAMPKDTRTLSTHILDTSLGKAAVDVPLTVYRLLENQQWQELKQAVTDKDGRASQLLETNDFKSGIYKLQFNVQKYYDNLGVECFYPFIEIVVKCVVGQHYHIPLLLSPFGYTTYRGT; translated from the exons ATGAGTTCTGGTTGGGAACGTATACGCTTACGTGTAGAGACAGGAGAG ACTTTAGAGCCTGCAATGCCTAAAGATACTCGCACTTTGTCCACTCATATATTGGATACATCGCTAGGTAAGGCAGCAGTGGATGTTCCCTTAACGGTTTATCGTCTCTTGGAAAATCAACAGTGGCAGGAATTAAAACAGGCCGTAACTGATAAAGATGGTCGTGCAAGTCAGTTACTGGAGACAAATGATTTTAAGAGTGGAATTtacaaattgcaatttaatgttCAGAAATATTATGATAATTTAGGCGTCGAATGTTTTTATCCATTTATTGAGATTGTCGTTAAATGTGTGGTTGGTCAACATTATCATATACCATTATTGTTGTCTCCATTTGGTTATACTACTTATAGAggaacataa